TCTTTGCGCCGGAGACGTATCATCCCGTCAGGCTACGTGCTAAGGCTGAGAGGCTTCGCAAGCAAACGGGTGATAATCGATACAGGGCACCGATGAGAAACGCCACCAAATCAAAACGTGCGACAGCACTCTTGCTCCTACGACCTTTCCAACTCCTCTTCCTGGAACCAATGTGTCTCTGCTTGGACCTCTACTCTGCTGTTTTATTGGGCATCTTATATCTATTCTTCGGAACTTTGCCGCTTGTCTTCCGGACGAATCATGACATGAACCTGTGGCAGAGTGGTCTTACATTCCTAGGGATTATAACGGGTATGTGCCTAGCGGCTGCTAGTAACCCAATCTGGTCCCGAGTTCGAGGACATTTGTTGGGTAAGCAAGGATCTGGACAGAGTGAGCCGGAGTATCGACTGCCACCGGCTATTTTGGGTGGAGCTTTGATTCCGATTGGACTGTTTTGGTTCGGGTGGACGACTTATCCTAGTGTGCACTGGATGGTACCGGTGGTTGGATCTGGGGTGTTTGGGTGTGGGTGAGTTTGGTTCTGGCTATAGTTGTGCGCTTGAAATTGACGAAAATAGGATGCTGCTTGCGTTTATGGGGATCTTTACGTTTCTAGTACGTTTATCTGTTATGCTGCACCGAAGATCAATTATGCTCATTATACACAGGTCGACGCATACCCCCAATACGCCGCATCAGCCCTGGCATCTAATAGCTTCGCAAGATGCTCCATCTCTGGTACGAGAAATCCTACCCAATACCATGGCCCTTGCTAAACTTAAATATAACAGCTGCATTCCCATTATTCGGCAGCCAAATTTACGAGAAGCTCGGCTATCAGTGGGCGACGAGCCTTCTCGCATTCATCACTATCGCCATGATGCCATTTCCATGGTTGTTCTTCAAGTATGGAAAGGTGCTTAGAGGGAGGAGTAGGTTTGCAGTCGTTACCTAAAAATCCGAAGCGTTTGGCTCCCCGATCTCACCAAGACCATCAAAGGCCAGACTATTAGGTAATATTGAATCGATATCGAACATGCCGTCGAGACAACCGTAGCCAGCCGAGAAGGGATCGTAGATAAGTTGATCAGCTGCGGTTGGTGGAAAGTAGTCGGGTGCGTTAGAGTCGGTGACCTGTGCGCTTGGATCACGCCTATCAGGACTATTTCCGTCAATGTCATGAGAAGAGTCTCCAGCGCTATCCGCATGCAAACCCGAGTGCTCTGATGACGTCGCAATGCTAGACGACACATTAACAATCGAACCCGCAGACCCCGAACCCTGCCCCGTCAATCTTCTCATCAAATTAACAAATGCCTTCGAAATCCAAATCCTGACCGGCCACGAGTTCGCCAGCACACTTAATGCCAGCATGCACTGCCGCGACTTGTTCTCGGCGACTTGGCGCCGGACGGGGTCTTTTCGACAGCGGCAGATGACGATTGTGTGGATTGAGAGGGCACCGAATAATGCTGGGACGCTGGTAAGATTAACATCTGTCCAAGGAGATGATTAAGAGTTGGGCGTACAGGTGGATTTGCGCGGACTTGATTGTTCCAGCGGATAAGAGGTCTTCGGCCATTCGCGTGATGGTGTCAGCGGCTGTACGTGCCCGGACGTCCCTTTCAACTTCTGCTGGTGATAGGTTTTCGATGGCTTTGGGTCGGAATAGAAGGATGTGGTAGTTTCTATATCGTATTAATCAAGGCCAGATCATCAAGTTCGAATGATGGCTTACTGGTATGAGAAATGCAGCATGCTAGCCCAGAAAGATGCACCTAAGGATCCATCAGGTTGCAATTCTCGTAGTTGGACCGGTAGTTTAGACTTCCATTGTACGAGTCTATCTGCCAATTCTTTTGTATCGGATCCCCTCGCGGCCCGTCGAGGACTGAACTCCGCAATGAGGATGTCTCCCACTAGCCCTTGAGTAAGTCATCTAGCATGGAGTTAGTGAGTTGTGGTAAACTTACGTATAATTACCAATTTTGACATCTCAAGGGCGTAGGAAATGTGGAAGTTTCTTTGGGCTGGTATGAGTCTTTCGTCATAGTCAACGTCAAAGTTGAAGTCTTCTTCGGTAAGGGGTTCAATATCGCAGTCCTCATCTCGGATGCGGCATGGTCGACCAAAGGCTGCAGAGGTATGACGATCACGGACCTAGTACTATTAGCATTGCGGTATTAAAAAAGTCACAGTTTGCGGGAGTTTACATAGATCGACCACCAGATGCGCTTCCTCAGCGACCTAATTTGCGGACCTAAAACACACTGCGATGTCCTATACAACGTTAATATCGTTTTCAGAACCAAACAAGGTTGAACTAACGAGCGATGCATCCCAAAAGACTGTGCAACAGTCGTCGCACACCCAACCCAATAACACGTATCCTTCTGTTCCTCATAACCAGCCCACCAGAACCCAAGTAGAAGCAAAACCGCCACAAGATTCATGCGATCAGTCTCATAATCCGCATCATACAGCACCTTTGCACGAAGATAATGCGTCTTCCGTGCTACGGCACGATCATTATACCCAGCTGCACGCACGAGATTCTCGCTGCCGACTGTAAAGCCCAACATGAAGATAGTCTGTAGAACAAGTGGGGAAGCTAGGCCCTGGTGATACAGTCTCGTGAACTTCGCTCGATCGAAGACCGGATAGGCTGGGTGGATTATGTCGAAAAAAGCACGGATCAGTTGGTCCGCTATACCTGGGGTGGGCATTCTGAAAGCATCCTGTATGGTGACTGATCCATCGGCCCGAGGCCCATGTTTGAGGCTTGCACGGTCTATGATAGAGGCTGGAATTGGATAATGCACTTTTAAGGGCTCCGCTGAACCAGCTATGGGGCTGTGCACCACCTCGACGATGTAAGATAGATAAACATTCTGCTGTGGGCTGGCATTGGTTTGCTCCGAGCTGCAGTGCATATCATCGATCTGATCAGGGGTTATAGTACTGTCGACGGCATCAGGGGACACCGCTTGGCCAGTAGGACTATTCTCGACTCCCTGTGGCCGCCTCAAACCGCGCTGTCCTCTAGATTGGCCGTTCCTCTTCCGCGTATACCTAGCAGTCATGAGCATCAATACAAAACTACTACATGCAAAAGAGCCACGTACTTTCCTCGCCTCGACTCAATCAATTCGCAAGATGTACGCCGTATGCGACAATGCCAACAGGGCTGTCCATCAGCTGCATCGCATTTTACCCGTCGG
This sequence is a window from Aspergillus chevalieri M1 DNA, chromosome 5, nearly complete sequence. Protein-coding genes within it:
- a CDS encoding fungal specific transcription factor domain-containing protein (COG:S;~EggNog:ENOG410QADW;~InterPro:IPR007219;~PFAM:PF04082;~go_function: GO:0003677 - DNA binding [Evidence IEA];~go_function: GO:0008270 - zinc ion binding [Evidence IEA];~go_process: GO:0006351 - transcription, DNA-templated [Evidence IEA]); its protein translation is MLGFTVGSENLVRAAGYNDRAVARKTHYLRAKVLYDADYETDRMNLVAVLLLLGFWWAGYEEQKDTCYWVGCATTVAQSFGMHRSTSQCVLGPQIRSLRKRIWWSIYVRDRHTSAAFGRPCRIRDEDCDIEPLTEEDFNFDVDYDERLIPAQRNFHISYALEMSKLVIILGDILIAEFSPRRAARGSDTKELADRLVQWKSKLPVQLRELQPDGSLGASFWASMLHFSYQNYHILLFRPKAIENLSPAEVERDVRARTAADTITRMAEDLLSAGTIKSAQIHLVPALFGALSIHTIVICRCRKDPVRRQVAENKSRQCMLALSVLANSWPVRIWISKAFVNLMRRLTGQGSGSAGSIVNVSSSIATSSEHSGLHADSAGDSSHDIDGNSPDRRDPSAQVTDSNAPDYFPPTAADQLIYDPFSAGYGCLDGMFDIDSILPNSLAFDGLGEIGEPNASDF